GATATCCGATACAGCTCCCACTTGTCGACCATCCAAGGCTTGATGCGGCGGCCAAGGCCGAAGCGGTCAGCGGTAGTAATGTCGTAGGTCATCCAGACCGCGTTGTCGGTCCAGGCCTGCTTGAAGGTGCCGTCCCACACTCCGCTGTACGAGCGCGCCACGGGGTCGTAATTGCTCGGTACCTGCACCTTCTTCAGCTTGGTCTCGACTGTTACGGCCGGAATGCTGCGGAACTGCTCGGCGGAGAACTCGATATAAAGCAGCGCGGTGTTCGGGTAGCGGATCTTCGCGTCGATCACCTCGGTAAAGCCGGCGATCTGCATGGTGTCCGAGATTTTGTTGTTGTTTTGGTTGATCGTCAGTCGTGTGATTCGCATCAGCCAGCCTGTGGTGGCTTTGGGTAGGTCGATTCGGCGAGTGCGCTCGTACACAGTCGTAGTCTTGCCATCCACAGCCTCAGACAGCACCTGCTGATAGGAGCCGCCGTCAGTAGCCACCTCGACTTTATATTCGATCCGGTAACCATTTATGTTGTTGGCCGCATCGACCGCCTGCAGTGCCGGCCAGGCAAAGCGAACACGCACGGCGGAAAGCTGGGTGTTGCTGATCGCCCGGACCCAAGGCGTACCGCTGCGTAGCTCAGTGTTGATGGTGGTTTCGTTCTCAACAGAAGGGATTCCCTGGATATAGGTCTGGTCCACCGCCCCGGTGCGCCATTCCCACTTCACGTTCGGGAAGTTCATGTTTCCTTGGGGATCTTGCAGCGGAGTGTTGTCGAGGTAGATGTCGCGCGCCGTTGGCGTACCTTCGAATTCACCCTCGCCAATAGCTATGAGCATCTTGGCAATAGCGACCGAGCGCAGGCTATCCGGGGCTTCCGTTGGAGTTTTCGGCTTCTCTTCGCCGCCCTTGGCGCCGTGGATATCAATCTTGCTTGCTGCGCCCATGCTTTCCTCCAGACAATAAAAAACCGCCTCATGGGCGGCTGCTGTGCTGCGGTTGATCGCTACATCTGGTCTTCGGCGTAAATAGCGGCGCTGATGATTGCGCCGCCTACGCGCCGCTTGCCGTAACAAAGTGGAACCGGGTTGCCGGATGCAGTGGTGTTCTTGGCACTGCCGAAGGCGTAGCCGGGGGTGTTCTCGGGCGCAGCGCTGGTTTTTAGGCCGCCGGCCTGGGGGCTCAACATCTGAATTACGCCACCGGCAACAAGGCCGATGCCCGCAGCGATCAATGGCGCGCCGAAAGGTGTGGCAATTAGAATGACGCCTACAACAATCATCACCGCCCCCACGATCGTTTGCAGCAGGCCTGCGCGCTTGCTGCCCGTGATGACGGGGACAATTCTGATTTCACCGCTGCCCCGATAGCAAAGTTCGTTCTCGCCGATATTTTTCTTCCCTCGGAAAACCGCGAACTCCAAGCCTCTCGACTTGGCGTTGGATAAAAATCGCTCGAACCCTGGAATCTGCACGCAAAGGGCTTTGATTGCCTCCGCTGGGCTGCGAACAGCCATCCTGTATTCCTTGCCAAACTGACGCAGCATTCCACCTAGCCGCACCGTTTCCAGCGGCGAGTAATCGATTGCGATTGCGGACATGATTTTCTCCAAGCAATAAAAAAGCCACCCGAAGGCAGCTCCAAGATCAACGACCTCAACGGCCGCCGTAATCAACGTAAGGGGCCAGGAAGAAACCGCCCATATCGCCACTGATACGAAACTGGCTTTCACCGCCCGGCTTAAGAGTCGCGCTGATGGTTCGGATTGCCGCACCAGCACAAAGCCCCGACTCTGCGAGCCCAGTGCCCAGGTTTACCGGTCCGGGCTCAACATAAAAACTGGCGCGCTGACCTGGCCCAATCTTCGCGGCACGGCGCCCTTCGATATATAGGACCAGATCGCAGCCTGAGCCAACGAAGCCGCCATCCCTGACCACGGTGATGCGGGATGTGGCATTCTGCGTCTTGCTTTGAAATGCGTAAAGCTCGTCACTCGGCACTGGTTTCGCATCTCGCGCAGACATCGGAGAAGTCGCACACCCCGCCAGCATCGCCACCACTACCGCCGCTATCAAAATTCGCATGTCATTCCCTTATTGGTTTGGCGGGACTGTAGCCCAGGCTAAGCTGCTGGACCAAGCAGACCTAACTGATCAGCGCTGATCTATTTCAATCTTCTGCGTGGGATCAGGGCTGTATTTTTGCCGCTTCAACTGCGGATCGCCCTTCGCCATACAGAAGAAATAAATCTCTGCCTCACCGCAGCCGCCGTGCAATGCGCACTCGCTGGCTTGCATGTGATCGAGCAGGATTTCTCGGCCTTGAGACTCGCAAAACACGTTCGCCTCTTTGAGCGCTTGCCCTTTCGCAGATGCAGGACCGCCGAAAGGAACACGGGTGGAAATCGTGTACGTGTCAGGCCCGACCTTGATCGGCCCGCTGTCCGCGCAGCCCGCAAGCATCGCAACAGCCAAAATCATCAGCCAAATTTTCATTGCTGTCTTCCCCAGGAAAGAGAGGACTGTAACCCGGACCTGTCCAGGCATCCAGTGTGGATGGAATGCCGGTGAACGCGAACGACAGGCGTTGAGCTGCAAAAGTTATTTTTTTGAAAGGTGCATCCACTTTGATCCCTGGCTCGTAGATTCAATACCCTCACTCGGAGGGCATAAGAGCCAAGGAGATACATCATGCACGCCTTTTACAAAAAAATTGCTGCTGCAGCCTGCTTCGCGATTCTCTCCGTTACCGCAACCATCAGCTTTGCTGCCGACGCTGTGATGGTCGGAGGCGCAGCGATGTACCCAAGCAAAACCATCGTTGAGAACGCGGTCAACTCGCAGGACCACACGACCCTCGTAGCAGCAGTCAAAGCTGCCGGGTTGGTTGATACGCTCAACAGCAAAGGCCCTTTCACCGTATTCGCTCCGACAAACGAAGCCTTTGCTAAGCTGCCAGCAGGTACTGTCGATACTCTGGTCAAGCCTGAACACAAAGCCGACCTGACTAAAATTCTGACCTACCATGTCGTGCCGGGCACTCACACATCGGCCCAACTGATGGCCGACGCCAAGAAGAACGGCGGTACCGTTGTGTTGAAAACGGTTCAGGGGGAGTCGCTGAATATTAAGCTGCACGACGGCAAGCTATGGGTTGTCGATGCCAAAGGCGGTAAGGCGGGTATCAGCATCGCAGACGTTATGCAGTCCAACGGCGTAATCCACGTTGTTGACTCTGTCTTGATGCCTTAAATGCTCGTGAACCCGGCAGGCGTGCAGTTTGCCGGGTGTTGAGGCGCGTATTTAGGTAGTTACTGTCAATTCAAGGAAGAGCTATGTCATCGCTACTGTTTTACACGGATGATAATGAAGCGATCGTAGTTACAGATACGCTTTTACACTATTCCATCGACACGCCCCCAGGCCGCGCGAGCAAAGCCATCGCGATACCCCACATGCGACTGATCATTGCCGCTACTGGATCGGCCCTTTTTTACAGTCGATGGATCGGACTTGTGAATAACCAGGGTTTTGCCCTCGATGTAGATACGGTCGACGCTCATTCGCCCCAAGAGCTTCAGGCCCTCTGGAGCGAACTGAATCGCCATGTCCCCGCCTTCCAAGACCAAACTGCAACGATCTATCACTTCGGGATCTCCGACGATTCTGGAAAAATCCATGGATTCGCTTACCGTTCTGTGTCGGATTTCAAATCCGAGCGTTTAGATTATGGGCTTGGCGTAAAGCCAGAGCTTATAGACATGGCGGGAATAGACTGGAATTCGTTCCCTGCGTGTGCGCCCGAAATCATGCGTGCACAGTCGCGACAGGAGGACCAAAAGCCCAGGGATCGCGTTTACATTGGTGGCACGACTGAGGTCACTCATCTAACGAAAGACGGATTTTCGATCTATTCGCTGGGCAGCTTGGACTGAGCTTCGTTATGCCTGAGGATCAGGCGCGTTCTGTCATGCCACGGGCCGCCGAAAACGATGATTTCGGACGGCCTGCCGTACAAATGGTGCAGCAGGAATGGACCCGGGCCGAACGCTCCCGAATCTTCCCCTGGTAGCGCCGGATCAGTGCCCAGATAGATCCCTGCATGGTTCGGGTGAACCGTCCGACCCACATGCATAACGATCAGATCGCCGCGCTGCGGCCGGTCGACGCGAACAAAGCCGGCGGCCTCGTAGTGCTGCTCGTACAGGCTCGCGCTCTCCGCGCTCTCCCACCAGCCGTCGGTGCGCTGGAAGACCTCAAATTCAAGCCCCCATTCCCGCTGGTACCAATCGGCGCAGACCTGCCAGCAGTCCCAAGCGCCATGCACGAACGGGCGATTGAGCAGCGGCGTGCTACCCGTAGGCATGATCGTGCGCATATCGCCCTCGGGCCACGACAAAATGTGCCAGGGTAGCGTCGTGGCCTCGCACATGGCCAGGTCGTGCGGTGAAGGCCTGCTGGTGGCATCTGGGTGGGAGTGCACGATGCCGATCACCTCGCCCAAGTCTTCCGCCGCAGCGTAGTCCTCGGGATCAAGCCGGAACTCTTCGTTCGGCTCCGTGGCAATATTCCGGCACGGGAAGTACTTCTGCGCGCGGCCGACGGCCAGCAGCAGGCCGCAGCATTCACGCGGATACTCCGCCGCCGCGTGCACCTGGATGGCCGCAATGATGTGCTTGCGCATGCTCAGCTCCGTGCTATCAGGGAAACGGCGGGGAATCCACCGAAGGAGAGTTCGTTGTTCTCGCCGAACCGCAACTTGCAGGACGACAGGCAGCCCTTGCACTGGTCCAGTGGCGGATCATCCGTAGGGTTGTCCTCGTCGTCGAACATAGCCGCGCCGGTGTAGCCGCAATCTGGCCCTCGGTAACCATTGGTCATTGCCCAGTGGCAGAAGGTCGTCATCTGCCGGCCGGGCAGGCCGTGGTTGTCGATCTCGCCAGGTGAAGACAGCTCCCAGACCACCGCCTCCCCGTCTTCGCTGGTCTTCTGGTCGATGTACCAGATTTCTAGCGCTTCCTGGGTCGGGTCAGCAGTCGGGTTGCCCTCGGGGAAGTTCACCGCATCCAGATACTTGGCCATCGTCTCTCGAACCGTCAGCTTGAACTTCAGCAGGTCCTCGAAAGCCAGGCACAGCGCTGTGACGCGCCCATTGATATTGCCAGCAGCGAAAGTGGGCCGGGAGGCGGTCCCGTCGCTGCTCGATGAGATGCCATCGATCTGCACAGGCCAGGCCGCGTACTCGGCGCCCTGCCACCAAATAGACTTGGCGGGCAGATCGTCTTCCGAATGCTCGTAGGCCAGCAGTTCCTCTGGCGTGTGCGGGATTGCGTGACCGTGGAAGCGCAGGTAATCGGCGCCGTATTCGGTCCCGTCGATTTCGAACAGGCGAATTTCGCCGCCGGGCTCCAGTTTCTGGATGTCCGTGATCAGTGCCATGGGCGGTTATCTCAGGGGTGGAAGGTTTGCTGGAAGGTGGCGGTGATGGCGTAGACCTGGCCGCCGCGGTGAATCGACTTGTAGCCGTTGCACTTGTAGAGGCCGAGCTCGCCAAGGGGCGGCTCCCACAGGAAGCCCTTCGCCCCTTTGTGTCGGTCGATGAAAGCCATGATGTCCTTGATTCGAGGCTTCAGACCGGTAAACGTCACCGGCCACGATTGCGATCGGTTGTTCAGGCCATCCTCCACCGACTGCTCATATCCATCGCCGAACTGCTTGGAGCGAACGCGCTGTGCAATATCGCCATCCGCGCCCTTCTCCGTTGCCCAGGTAAATCGTTCGATTGCCATCAGCGCCCCTTGATTGCTTTGTTGATGACGCCGCCTTGGCGCATGTCCTTCGAGCGCAGCTCTTGATACTTCTGCTCTACGAAGGTTGCCAGCTCCTTGCCGAACAGGTCATAGCCAGGCGCATCAGCGGTAGACGACGCGTTCCCGTCGCCATCGATATGCACCTCGACATTGATCTGCGTTGCGCCAGCCCCGCCGCCGCCCATCGCCATCACCCCCAACTTGCCGCTGGAAGTCCGGGTCAGCGGCATGATCGCCTCCTCCCCCGCCTCACCCATGACGCCGGTTTTGCCGTTGGCCATGCCGAACGCCGTGGGCTTGCTCACGATTGAGTTGGTGAAGGCGCCGCCGTCGGCGAACATCTGAACACCACCAGACCAGGCGCCGCCCATGGCTTGCGGGAAATACGTGCTCGAGTAGCCGGCTGAGGACGCGCCCAAGTTTGAGGACGTAGCCCCGGCAGATCCCGCTGCCAGTCCGTTGCCGCCGCCAGCAGCACTGCCGCCGAAGTAGCTTGCTGCAGCGCCCACCAGGCTACCCAGCAATGCCGAGCTGGCCTGTCGAGCAGCAATGCGCGCCATGTCGGCTAGGATCGATTTGGCGAAGTCAGAGAACGACGCCTTGCCGGTCATGGCAAAGTTGACGATTGAGTCCTCCATGGAGCTGAAGGCGTTGCCAAACAGGCTTTTGGTCTGGCCGGCGATATCCTTCGCCGAGTCCAGATAGTTTTCCCATGCGGCAGTTGCTCCCTTCGTCCAGTCGCCCTGGGCGTTCTCGACGTCAGCGTAGTTCTGCCGGATCTGGTCGGTCGCGGCCTTATTCGCGTCTGTGAGCGCCTGAGATTTCCGTTTGAATTCTTCCTCCGACATTTTCCGCGACGGGTCGGAGCGCTGGTTTTCCAACTCAAGCGACTGTTGAGCAAACCTGTCTTGCTGGCTGTTCAGCTGCCCGCTCAGTGCGTTCTGTCGGTCGCCCTGGCCGACACCCAATACGGCGCGCTGGCCTGCCAGCTCCAGGGCCCGCTGTTGCTGACCCAGCGCCTGCACGTAGGAACTGATTGCCCGCTCCTGCTTGGCGAGTCTCCCGGTCTCGTTGGTAGCCAGTACTTCAAGCTGACTATCAGCGTCCCTCTGCGCCTTGACCATGCCCGCGCGCGCATCGGCGATTTTCTGGTCCAGTTGAATGCTTTGCGCGGCCGAGGTGTCCTT
Above is a genomic segment from Pseudomonas sp. R5-89-07 containing:
- a CDS encoding C40 family peptidase yields the protein MRKHIIAAIQVHAAAEYPRECCGLLLAVGRAQKYFPCRNIATEPNEEFRLDPEDYAAAEDLGEVIGIVHSHPDATSRPSPHDLAMCEATTLPWHILSWPEGDMRTIMPTGSTPLLNRPFVHGAWDCWQVCADWYQREWGLEFEVFQRTDGWWESAESASLYEQHYEAAGFVRVDRPQRGDLIVMHVGRTVHPNHAGIYLGTDPALPGEDSGAFGPGPFLLHHLYGRPSEIIVFGGPWHDRTRLILRHNEAQSKLPSE
- a CDS encoding fasciclin domain-containing protein → MHAFYKKIAAAACFAILSVTATISFAADAVMVGGAAMYPSKTIVENAVNSQDHTTLVAAVKAAGLVDTLNSKGPFTVFAPTNEAFAKLPAGTVDTLVKPEHKADLTKILTYHVVPGTHTSAQLMADAKKNGGTVVLKTVQGESLNIKLHDGKLWVVDAKGGKAGISIADVMQSNGVIHVVDSVLMP
- a CDS encoding tail assembly protein; protein product: MSAIAIDYSPLETVRLGGMLRQFGKEYRMAVRSPAEAIKALCVQIPGFERFLSNAKSRGLEFAVFRGKKNIGENELCYRGSGEIRIVPVITGSKRAGLLQTIVGAVMIVVGVILIATPFGAPLIAAGIGLVAGGVIQMLSPQAGGLKTSAAPENTPGYAFGSAKNTTASGNPVPLCYGKRRVGGAIISAAIYAEDQM
- a CDS encoding phage tail protein, translating into MAIERFTWATEKGADGDIAQRVRSKQFGDGYEQSVEDGLNNRSQSWPVTFTGLKPRIKDIMAFIDRHKGAKGFLWEPPLGELGLYKCNGYKSIHRGGQVYAITATFQQTFHP
- a CDS encoding phage minor tail protein L; its protein translation is MALITDIQKLEPGGEIRLFEIDGTEYGADYLRFHGHAIPHTPEELLAYEHSEDDLPAKSIWWQGAEYAAWPVQIDGISSSSDGTASRPTFAAGNINGRVTALCLAFEDLLKFKLTVRETMAKYLDAVNFPEGNPTADPTQEALEIWYIDQKTSEDGEAVVWELSSPGEIDNHGLPGRQMTTFCHWAMTNGYRGPDCGYTGAAMFDDEDNPTDDPPLDQCKGCLSSCKLRFGENNELSFGGFPAVSLIARS